From Salvia splendens isolate huo1 chromosome 16, SspV2, whole genome shotgun sequence, a single genomic window includes:
- the LOC121772207 gene encoding heat stress transcription factor C-1-like isoform X1: MRGMEINNNSSSSSNNTVAPFVMKTYQMVNDPATNRLIAWGRANNSFIVLEPLDFSQRILPAYFKHHNFSSFVRQLNTYGFRKVDPDRWEFANEWFLRGQTHLLCNIARRKHTSRSGCSHIKQEEDEDEDLITEIAKLKQEQKSLDQELQSMNRRLEATERRPQQMMTFLCKVVQDPEILPRIMLEKEKMRRLTSDKKRKLMITTSSSNSLSGMALSGSSIKSEDDQDQPSTMAESTPISSPDGNFDQDVYCRSSPSLDMLSPEWLSHGRVNVGVTPMMMPDHPNYASVSSPWGVDPSHGSGGLLPSNSGAANEAADGFGYLERLGAEESGNPPPSYPFSLLGGGF, from the exons ATGCGCGGGATGGAGATTAATAATAACAGCAGCAGCAGTAGTAATAATACAGTAGCGCCGTTTGTGATGAAAACGTACCAAATGGTGAACGATCCGGCGACGAATCGGCTCATCGCGTGGGGGAGGGCTAACAATAGTTTCATCGTTTTGGAGCCGTTGGATTTCTCGCAGAGGATTTTGCCGGCCTATTTTAAGCATCACAATTTCTCCAGCTTCGTGCGCCAGCTCAATACTTAT GGTTTCAGAAAGGTGGATCCCGACAGGTGGGAGTTCGCCAACGAGTGGTTCCTACGCGGCCAAACGCATCTACTTTGCAACATCGCGAGGCGGAAACACACCAGCAGAAGCGGCTGCAGCCACATCAAGCAGGAAGAGGACGAAGACGAAGACCTAATCACAGAGATCGCCAAGCTGAAGCAGGAGCAGAAGAGCCTCGATCAGGAGCTTCAGAGCATGAACCGCAGGCTGGAGGCAACAGAGAGAAGACCCCAACAAATGATGACTTTCCTCTGCAAAGTCGTGCAAGACCCCGAGATCCTGCCGCGGATCATGCTCGAGAAGGAGAAGATGCGCCGCCTGACCTCTGACAAGAAGAGGAAGCTCATGATCACGACGTCCTCGTCCAACTCGTTGTCCGGGATGGCACTCTCCGGCTCCTCCATCAAGAGTGAGGATGATCAAGATCAGCCAAGCACAATGGCCGAATCCACCCCCATCTCGTCGCCGGATGGAAACTTCGACCAAGACGTTTATTGCCGGTCCTCTCCGTCGCTGGATATGTTGTCTCCGGAGTGGTTGAGCCATGGCCGGGTTAATGTAGGCGTCACGCCTATGATGATGCCAGACCACCCTAATTACGCCAGTGTGTCTAGTCCATGGGGTGTTGACCCCAGCCATGGAAGTGGCGGCTTGCTACCGTCGAATAGTGGCGCTGCGAATGAGGCGGCGGACGGTTTTGGTTATTTGGAAAGGTTGGGGGCGGAGGAGAGTGGTAATCCTCCACCGTCCTACCCTTTCTCCCTGTTGGGAGGAGGGTTTTAG
- the LOC121772207 gene encoding heat stress transcription factor C-1-like isoform X2: MRVTVFNKSINGEKVLSPAWTMKLLGLLRWSKSEGYWSEQFWGRSGEKDSHSVKFDCAVVWRPSAMAGFRKVDPDRWEFANEWFLRGQTHLLCNIARRKHTSRSGCSHIKQEEDEDEDLITEIAKLKQEQKSLDQELQSMNRRLEATERRPQQMMTFLCKVVQDPEILPRIMLEKEKMRRLTSDKKRKLMITTSSSNSLSGMALSGSSIKSEDDQDQPSTMAESTPISSPDGNFDQDVYCRSSPSLDMLSPEWLSHGRVNVGVTPMMMPDHPNYASVSSPWGVDPSHGSGGLLPSNSGAANEAADGFGYLERLGAEESGNPPPSYPFSLLGGGF, from the exons ATGAGAGTAACCGTATTCAACAAGTCAATCAATGGCGAGAAAGTTCTCTCTCCTGCATGGACAATGAAATTATTAGGTCTGCTGCGGTGGAGTAAAAGTGAAGG GTATTGGAGCGAACAATTTTGGGGGAGGAGCGGCGAAAAGGATTCACATAGTGTGAAATTCGATTGTGCTGTGGTGTGGAGGCCGTCGGCAATGGCG GGTTTCAGAAAGGTGGATCCCGACAGGTGGGAGTTCGCCAACGAGTGGTTCCTACGCGGCCAAACGCATCTACTTTGCAACATCGCGAGGCGGAAACACACCAGCAGAAGCGGCTGCAGCCACATCAAGCAGGAAGAGGACGAAGACGAAGACCTAATCACAGAGATCGCCAAGCTGAAGCAGGAGCAGAAGAGCCTCGATCAGGAGCTTCAGAGCATGAACCGCAGGCTGGAGGCAACAGAGAGAAGACCCCAACAAATGATGACTTTCCTCTGCAAAGTCGTGCAAGACCCCGAGATCCTGCCGCGGATCATGCTCGAGAAGGAGAAGATGCGCCGCCTGACCTCTGACAAGAAGAGGAAGCTCATGATCACGACGTCCTCGTCCAACTCGTTGTCCGGGATGGCACTCTCCGGCTCCTCCATCAAGAGTGAGGATGATCAAGATCAGCCAAGCACAATGGCCGAATCCACCCCCATCTCGTCGCCGGATGGAAACTTCGACCAAGACGTTTATTGCCGGTCCTCTCCGTCGCTGGATATGTTGTCTCCGGAGTGGTTGAGCCATGGCCGGGTTAATGTAGGCGTCACGCCTATGATGATGCCAGACCACCCTAATTACGCCAGTGTGTCTAGTCCATGGGGTGTTGACCCCAGCCATGGAAGTGGCGGCTTGCTACCGTCGAATAGTGGCGCTGCGAATGAGGCGGCGGACGGTTTTGGTTATTTGGAAAGGTTGGGGGCGGAGGAGAGTGGTAATCCTCCACCGTCCTACCCTTTCTCCCTGTTGGGAGGAGGGTTTTAG
- the LOC121770577 gene encoding uncharacterized protein LOC121770577 isoform X2 translates to MGKKLDALLGRSFKATKFKGTASLAVSRLAVLKNQRRARCSVARSDVVQFLTNNTHDRALLRVEQVIKEQNMLDVFVVLEGYCHLLVERVSLFEHNKFCPEELLEAVSTLIFASTRCGDFPELQELRSIFTLRFGREFAARAVELRNNCGVNPKVIQKLSTRMPSLENKMKVLKEIALENSIELPTSETPVEASVSSSEEKAEDERESGSLRGKYKDVADAAQAAFESAAYAAAAARIAVELSRSESGDPATPKEQITGTELKSKNIVRRSFSGSSSDSEGGVIEGNEVFDEREMASDGKGENGSRNEGGVEPLDISRRPISVRTTWARAR, encoded by the exons ATGGGGAAGAAACTGGATGCTTTGCTCGGGAGAAGCTTCAAAGCCACTAAATTCAAAGGCACGGCGTCGCTCGCCGTTTCCCGCCTCGCCGTGCTCAAGAACCAGCGCCGCGCCCGCTGCTCCGTCGCCCGATCCGACGTCGTTCAATTCCTCACCAACAACACCCACGACAGAGCTCTTCTCAGG GTGGAGCAGGTTATAAAGGAGCAGAACATGTTGGATGTGTTCGTGGTGTTGGAAGGATACTGCCATCTGCTTGTGGAAAGAGTCAGCCTCTTCGAACACAACAA ATTTTGCCCAGAGGAGCTGCTCGAAGCGGTTTCGACATTGATCTTCGCTTCGACGAGATGCGGAGATTTTCCGGAGCTGCAGGAGCTTCGATCGATCTTCACTCTTCGATTCGGGAGGGAATTCGCAGCTCGCGCCGTTGAATTGCGCAATAATTGTGGAGTCAATCCCAAG GTTATACAGAAGCTATCGACCAGGATGCCGAGCTTGGAGAACAAGATGAAGGTGCTTAAGGAGATCGCTTTGGAGAACAGCATTGAGCTTCCTACATCAGAAACTCCAGTG GAAGCCAGTGTGAGTTCATCTGAGGAGAAGGCggaagatgagagagaaagtgGTAGCCTGAGGGGAAAGTACAAGGACGTGGCGGATGCGGCGCAAGCGGCTTTTgagtcggccgcttacgccgcCGCCGCGGCCAGAATCGCGGTGGAACTGTCTCGATCGGAGTCGGGGGATCCGGCCACTCCCAAAGAGCAGATTACTGGTACGGAATTGAAGTCAAAGAATATTGTTAGGAGGTCATTCTCTGGATCGAGCTCGGATTCAGAAGGGGGAGTGATTGAGGGAAATGAAGTATTTGATGAGAGAGAGATGGCTTCGGATGGAAAAGGTGAGAATGGATCAAGGAATGAAGGTGGTGTAGAGCCTTTGGATATTAGTAGAAGGCCGATCTCGGTTCGGACCACGTGGGCACGAGCACGATGA
- the LOC121770577 gene encoding uncharacterized protein LOC121770577 isoform X1 gives MGKKLDALLGRSFKATKFKGTASLAVSRLAVLKNQRRARCSVARSDVVQFLTNNTHDRALLRVEQVIKEQNMLDVFVVLEGYCHLLVERVSLFEHNKLVIGFLSDDDDNPHAFTLTSISISLYGRFCPEELLEAVSTLIFASTRCGDFPELQELRSIFTLRFGREFAARAVELRNNCGVNPKVIQKLSTRMPSLENKMKVLKEIALENSIELPTSETPVEASVSSSEEKAEDERESGSLRGKYKDVADAAQAAFESAAYAAAAARIAVELSRSESGDPATPKEQITGTELKSKNIVRRSFSGSSSDSEGGVIEGNEVFDEREMASDGKGENGSRNEGGVEPLDISRRPISVRTTWARAR, from the exons ATGGGGAAGAAACTGGATGCTTTGCTCGGGAGAAGCTTCAAAGCCACTAAATTCAAAGGCACGGCGTCGCTCGCCGTTTCCCGCCTCGCCGTGCTCAAGAACCAGCGCCGCGCCCGCTGCTCCGTCGCCCGATCCGACGTCGTTCAATTCCTCACCAACAACACCCACGACAGAGCTCTTCTCAGG GTGGAGCAGGTTATAAAGGAGCAGAACATGTTGGATGTGTTCGTGGTGTTGGAAGGATACTGCCATCTGCTTGTGGAAAGAGTCAGCCTCTTCGAACACAACAAGTTGGTGATTGGTTTTCTCTCCGATGACGACGATAATCCGCACGCATTCACACTGACTTCAATTTCTATTTCTTTATATGGTAGATTTTGCCCAGAGGAGCTGCTCGAAGCGGTTTCGACATTGATCTTCGCTTCGACGAGATGCGGAGATTTTCCGGAGCTGCAGGAGCTTCGATCGATCTTCACTCTTCGATTCGGGAGGGAATTCGCAGCTCGCGCCGTTGAATTGCGCAATAATTGTGGAGTCAATCCCAAG GTTATACAGAAGCTATCGACCAGGATGCCGAGCTTGGAGAACAAGATGAAGGTGCTTAAGGAGATCGCTTTGGAGAACAGCATTGAGCTTCCTACATCAGAAACTCCAGTG GAAGCCAGTGTGAGTTCATCTGAGGAGAAGGCggaagatgagagagaaagtgGTAGCCTGAGGGGAAAGTACAAGGACGTGGCGGATGCGGCGCAAGCGGCTTTTgagtcggccgcttacgccgcCGCCGCGGCCAGAATCGCGGTGGAACTGTCTCGATCGGAGTCGGGGGATCCGGCCACTCCCAAAGAGCAGATTACTGGTACGGAATTGAAGTCAAAGAATATTGTTAGGAGGTCATTCTCTGGATCGAGCTCGGATTCAGAAGGGGGAGTGATTGAGGGAAATGAAGTATTTGATGAGAGAGAGATGGCTTCGGATGGAAAAGGTGAGAATGGATCAAGGAATGAAGGTGGTGTAGAGCCTTTGGATATTAGTAGAAGGCCGATCTCGGTTCGGACCACGTGGGCACGAGCACGATGA
- the LOC121772062 gene encoding serine/threonine-protein phosphatase 2A 65 kDa regulatory subunit A beta isoform-like isoform X1, whose protein sequence is MAMVEEPLYPIAVLIDELKNDDIQLRLNSIRRLSTIARALGEARTRKELIPFLSENNDDDDEVLLAMAEELGVFVPYVGGVEHAHVLLLPLETLCTVEETCVRDKAVESLCRIGTQMKASDLVDSFVPLVKRLAAGEWFTARVSACGLFHIAYRSASEMLKTELRSIYSQLCQDDMPMVRRAAAGNLGKFAATVEASYLKSDIMSMFEDLTQDDQDSVRLLAVEGCAALGKLLDPQDCVGHILPVIVNFSQDKSWRVRYMVANQLYELCEAVGPEPTRTDLVPAYVRILRDNEAEVRIAAAGKVTKFCRIVSPNLAVQHILPCVKELSSDSSQHVRSALASVIMGMAPVLGKDATIDQLLPIFLSLLKDEFPDVRLNIISKLDQVNQVIGIDLLSQSLLPAIVELAEDRHWRVRLAIIEYIPLLASQLGVGFFDEKLGALCMQWLQDKVYSIRDAAANNLKRLAEEFGPEWAMQHIIPQYMHLLMLQVTCYLTNLDIWLCIASLLYKLYQRCDNQVLDMVKNPHYLYRMTVLRSIALLAPVMGSEITCSHLLPVMVTASKDRVPNIKFNVAKVLQSMIPIVDHSVVEKSIRPSLVELAEDPDVDVRFFANQALQSIDHVMMS, encoded by the exons ATGGCGATGGTGGAGGAGCCTCTGTATCCAATAGCGGTGCTCATAGATGAGCTCAAGAATGATGACATTCAACTCCGACTGAACTCTATACGAAGACTATCCACCATTGCACGTGCACTGGGGGAGGCAAGGACTCGAAAAGAGTTGATACCATTTCTGAGCGAGAAcaatgacgatgatgatgaggTGCTCCTTGCTATGGCTGAAGAATTGGGTGTTTTCGTTCCATACGTTGGAGGGGTGGAGCATGCACACGTTTTGCTCCTCCCACTGGAAACCCTTTGTACTGTGGAGGAGACCTGTGTGAGGGATAAAGCTGTAGAGTCATTGTGCAGAATCGGAACACAGATGAAAGCAAGTGATTTGGTTGATTCTTTTGTTCCACTCGTGAAG AGGCTGGCAGCTGGTGAGTGGTTTACAGCTCGTGTTTCGGCTTGTGGACTATTTCATATTGCTTACCGTAGTGCCTCAGAGATGCTAAAGACAGAATTAAGATCAATTTATAGCCAGTTGTGTCAAGATGATATGCCTATGGTCAGAAGGGCTGCTGCGGGAAATTTGGGAAAATTTGCTGCCACTGTGGAAGCTTCATATCTCAAAAGCGACATCATGTCCATGTTCGAGGATCTTACGCAGGATG ATCAGGATTCTGTTCGCTTGCTAGCTGTTGAGGGCTGTGCTGCTCTCGGGAAATTGTTGGACCCTCAAGATTGTGTTGGGCACATTCTCCCCGTGATTGTCAACTTCTCCCAG GATAAGTCATGGCGTGTCCGCTACATGGTTGCCAACCAATTGTATGAGCTTTGTGAGGCTGTGGGACCTGAACCTACTAG GACGGATTTGGTTCCTGCATATGTCCGAATACTTCGAGATAATGAAGCAGAAGTCCGAATTGCAGCTGCGGGAAAAGTGACTAAGTTTTGTCGAATTGTTAGCCCCAATCTGGCTGTCCAACATATTCTTCCCTGTGTAAAG GAGTTGTCATCCGATTCTTCACAGCATGTAAGGTCTGCTTTGGCATCCGTCATTATGGGGATGGCTCCCGTTTTAGGGAAG GATGCAACAATTGATCAACTTCTTCCCATATTTCTTTCACTTTTGAAAGATGAATTTCCTGATGTTCGCCTTAATATCATCAGCAAGCTAGATCAAGTCAATCAG GTTATTGGAATTGATTTACTCTCACAATCTCTATTACCAGCTATTGTTGAGCTGGCAGAGGATAGGCACTGGAGAGTTCGGCTCGCTATCATAGAATATATACCTTTATTGGCTAGTCAACTGGGTGTAGGATTTTTTGATGAAAAGCTCGGTGCCCTATGCATGCAGTGGCTACAGGACAAG GTGTACTCCATTAGAGATGCTGCAGCTAATAATCTGAAACGTCTGGCAGAAGAATTTGGTCCAGAGTGGGCAATGCAGCATATCATTCCTCAG TATATGCACCTTTTAATGTTGCAAGTTACATGCTATCTTACGAATTTAGATATATGGCTTTGTATTGCCTCTTTGCTCTACAAACTGTACCAAAGATGTGACAATCAG GTTCTAGATATGGTAAAAAATCCCCATTATTTGTACCGGATGACTGTTCTTCGTTCAATTGCCTTGCTTGCTCCTGTTATGGGTTCTGAGATCACATGCTCTCACTTGCTGCCTGTTATGGTCACCGCATCAAAGGACAG AGTACCCAACATTAAGTTTAACGTTGCAAAGGTGCTGCAGTCAATGATCCCCATCGTTGATCATTCT GTGGTGGAGAAATCGATACGCCCCAGCTTAGTAGAGCTTGCTGAGGACCCCGATGTAGATGTCCGTTTTTTCGCCAATCAAGCGCTTCAGTCAATTGATCATGTGATGATGAGCTAA
- the LOC121772062 gene encoding serine/threonine-protein phosphatase 2A 65 kDa regulatory subunit A beta isoform-like isoform X2, which yields MAMVEEPLYPIAVLIDELKNDDIQLRLNSIRRLSTIARALGEARTRKELIPFLSENNDDDDEVLLAMAEELGVFVPYVGGVEHAHVLLLPLETLCTVEETCVRDKAVESLCRIGTQMKASDLVDSFVPLVKRLAAGEWFTARVSACGLFHIAYRSASEMLKTELRSIYSQLCQDDMPMVRRAAAGNLGKFAATVEASYLKSDIMSMFEDLTQDDQDSVRLLAVEGCAALGKLLDPQDCVGHILPVIVNFSQDKSWRVRYMVANQLYELCEAVGPEPTRTDLVPAYVRILRDNEAEVRIAAAGKVTKFCRIVSPNLAVQHILPCVKELSSDSSQHVRSALASVIMGMAPVLGKDATIDQLLPIFLSLLKDEFPDVRLNIISKLDQVNQVIGIDLLSQSLLPAIVELAEDRHWRVRLAIIEYIPLLASQLGVGFFDEKLGALCMQWLQDKVYSIRDAAANNLKRLAEEFGPEWAMQHIIPQVLDMVKNPHYLYRMTVLRSIALLAPVMGSEITCSHLLPVMVTASKDRVPNIKFNVAKVLQSMIPIVDHSVVEKSIRPSLVELAEDPDVDVRFFANQALQSIDHVMMS from the exons ATGGCGATGGTGGAGGAGCCTCTGTATCCAATAGCGGTGCTCATAGATGAGCTCAAGAATGATGACATTCAACTCCGACTGAACTCTATACGAAGACTATCCACCATTGCACGTGCACTGGGGGAGGCAAGGACTCGAAAAGAGTTGATACCATTTCTGAGCGAGAAcaatgacgatgatgatgaggTGCTCCTTGCTATGGCTGAAGAATTGGGTGTTTTCGTTCCATACGTTGGAGGGGTGGAGCATGCACACGTTTTGCTCCTCCCACTGGAAACCCTTTGTACTGTGGAGGAGACCTGTGTGAGGGATAAAGCTGTAGAGTCATTGTGCAGAATCGGAACACAGATGAAAGCAAGTGATTTGGTTGATTCTTTTGTTCCACTCGTGAAG AGGCTGGCAGCTGGTGAGTGGTTTACAGCTCGTGTTTCGGCTTGTGGACTATTTCATATTGCTTACCGTAGTGCCTCAGAGATGCTAAAGACAGAATTAAGATCAATTTATAGCCAGTTGTGTCAAGATGATATGCCTATGGTCAGAAGGGCTGCTGCGGGAAATTTGGGAAAATTTGCTGCCACTGTGGAAGCTTCATATCTCAAAAGCGACATCATGTCCATGTTCGAGGATCTTACGCAGGATG ATCAGGATTCTGTTCGCTTGCTAGCTGTTGAGGGCTGTGCTGCTCTCGGGAAATTGTTGGACCCTCAAGATTGTGTTGGGCACATTCTCCCCGTGATTGTCAACTTCTCCCAG GATAAGTCATGGCGTGTCCGCTACATGGTTGCCAACCAATTGTATGAGCTTTGTGAGGCTGTGGGACCTGAACCTACTAG GACGGATTTGGTTCCTGCATATGTCCGAATACTTCGAGATAATGAAGCAGAAGTCCGAATTGCAGCTGCGGGAAAAGTGACTAAGTTTTGTCGAATTGTTAGCCCCAATCTGGCTGTCCAACATATTCTTCCCTGTGTAAAG GAGTTGTCATCCGATTCTTCACAGCATGTAAGGTCTGCTTTGGCATCCGTCATTATGGGGATGGCTCCCGTTTTAGGGAAG GATGCAACAATTGATCAACTTCTTCCCATATTTCTTTCACTTTTGAAAGATGAATTTCCTGATGTTCGCCTTAATATCATCAGCAAGCTAGATCAAGTCAATCAG GTTATTGGAATTGATTTACTCTCACAATCTCTATTACCAGCTATTGTTGAGCTGGCAGAGGATAGGCACTGGAGAGTTCGGCTCGCTATCATAGAATATATACCTTTATTGGCTAGTCAACTGGGTGTAGGATTTTTTGATGAAAAGCTCGGTGCCCTATGCATGCAGTGGCTACAGGACAAG GTGTACTCCATTAGAGATGCTGCAGCTAATAATCTGAAACGTCTGGCAGAAGAATTTGGTCCAGAGTGGGCAATGCAGCATATCATTCCTCAG GTTCTAGATATGGTAAAAAATCCCCATTATTTGTACCGGATGACTGTTCTTCGTTCAATTGCCTTGCTTGCTCCTGTTATGGGTTCTGAGATCACATGCTCTCACTTGCTGCCTGTTATGGTCACCGCATCAAAGGACAG AGTACCCAACATTAAGTTTAACGTTGCAAAGGTGCTGCAGTCAATGATCCCCATCGTTGATCATTCT GTGGTGGAGAAATCGATACGCCCCAGCTTAGTAGAGCTTGCTGAGGACCCCGATGTAGATGTCCGTTTTTTCGCCAATCAAGCGCTTCAGTCAATTGATCATGTGATGATGAGCTAA
- the LOC121770160 gene encoding uncharacterized protein LOC121770160: MNLVKVAKSCLQIMREKDWDVLLADVSKFCSKYELDVLDMEDEFVARKKGRSRAEKMKNLHYYRVELFCSVIDLQAQELNQRFDEVNTDLVLCMSCFDPRDLFFAFDLEKLLCLARYYPSEFSEVALSELKSQLENFIFNVRIDEKFSQISGISGLAQKMVSTRKHEVFPMVYSLVKLSLILPVATASVERVFSAMKIIKTSLPVSEDEE; this comes from the exons ATGAATCTTGTCAAGGTAGCAAAATCATGTCTGCAAATAATGAGGGAAAAAGATTGGGATGTATTGCTTGCTGATGTTTCTAAGTTTTGTAGCAAATATGAACTGGATGTGCTTGACATGGAAGATGAGTTTGTAGCtcgaaaaaaaggaagaagtagagctgagaaaatgaagaatctcCACTATTATCGAGTTGAGCTCTTTTGTTCTGTTATTGACTTGCAAGCTCAAGAGTTGAATCAACGTTTTGATGAAGTCAACACAGACTTAGTTTTATGCATGTCATGTTTTGATCctagggatttattttttgcattTGATTTGGAGAAGCTGCTTTGTCTTGCACGGTATTATCCTTCTGAATTTTCTGAAGTTGCTTTGTCCGAGCTTAAAAGTCAACTTGAGAACTTTATTTTCAATGTGCGCATAGATGAAAAGTTTTCACAAATATCAGGAATCAGTGGTCTTGCTCAAAAGATGGTTTCTACAAGGAAACATGAAGTTTTTCCAATGGTTTATTCATTAGTTAAGTTGTCATTGATCTTACCAGTTGCCACTGCATCAGTAGAAAGAGTCTTTTCAGCAATGAAGATCATCAAGACTTCTCTAC CGgtttcagaagatgaagaatag